In one window of Carassius auratus strain Wakin chromosome 28, ASM336829v1, whole genome shotgun sequence DNA:
- the LOC113046803 gene encoding melanin-concentrating hormone receptor 1, which produces MDFNVTFPENSSDENNSSQHLHADTDEQYHNVLMPSIYGVICFVGIIGNCIVIYTIVKKNKFRAQQTVPDIFIFSLSIADLLFLLGMPFLIHQLVGNGSWCFGATMCTVITALDSNSQIVSTYILTVMTLDRYLATVHPIRFNHIRTPCMAVAVVGLVWILSLLSITPVWMYAGLMPLRDGSVGCALLLPNPSTDTYWFTLYQFVLAFALPLVIICVVFFKILQNMAATVAPLPQHSLRVRTRKVTRMAVAICLAFFICWAPHYILQLAHLSVQRPSYAFLYAYNVAISMGYANSCINPLLYIMLSETFKRQFIVAIRPAHKDFRVDPAEGSVSLRLAPDGLQQSQSSRELLPVTVAVH; this is translated from the exons ATGGATTTCAACGTGACCTTCCCTGAGAACTCCAGTGATGAGAATAACTCATCTCAACATTTACATGCAG ACACTGACGAACAGTATCACAATGTCCTCATGCCAAGCATTTATGGAGTCATCTGCTTCGTCGGCATAATAGGCAACTGCATCGTCATCTACACAAtcgtcaaaaaaaataaattccggGCACAGCAGACAGTGCCTGACATCTTCATCTTCAGCTTATCCATCGCAGATCTTCTGTTTCTCCTAGGCATGCCGTTCCTCATCCACCAGCTGGTGGGAAACGGTTCGTGGTGTTTCGGGGCCACCATGTGCACCGTCATCACAGCACTGGACTCCAACAGCCAGATCGTGAGCACCTACATTTTGACGGTCATGACTTTGGATCGATACTTGGCCACGGTTCATCCCATCCGCTTCAACCACATACGCACTCCGTGCATGGCCGTGGCGGTCGTGGGCCTGGTGTGGATCCTCTCGCTGCTGTCCATCACGCCGGTGTGGATGTACGCCGGCCTCATGCCCCTGCGGGACGGATCGGTGGGATGCGCTCTGCTCCTTCCCAACCCTTCCACAGACACGTATTGGTTTACTCTCTACCAGTTTGTGCTGGCGTTCGCTTTACCGTTGGTGATCATTTGCGTGGTGTTTTTCAAGATCCTCCAGAACATGGCCGCTACGGTGGCTCCACTTCCCCAGCACAGCCTTCGTGTGCGCACTAGAAAGGTCACTCGGATGGCCGTCGCCATATGCCTGGCGTTCTTCATTTGCTGGGCGCCTCATTACATCTTGCAACTGGCACATCTGAGTGTGCAGCGGCCCAGTTATGCTTTTCTGTACGCCTATAATGTGGCCATTAGCATGGGCTACGCCAACAGCTGCATCAACCCACTGCTCTACATCATGCTGAGCGAAACCTTCAAAAGACAATTCATTGTAGCCATCCGTCCGGCGCACAAAGACTTCCGGGTTGATCCGGCTGAGGGGAGTGTGAGTCTCCGTCTGGCCCCTGATGGACTGCAGCAGTCTCAGTCCTCCCGCGAGCTGCTGCCGGTTACCGTGGCTGTGCACTGA